In one Brassica oleracea var. oleracea cultivar TO1000 chromosome C9, BOL, whole genome shotgun sequence genomic region, the following are encoded:
- the LOC106313308 gene encoding transcription factor TGA2 translates to MADMSPITDVSTDGDRDLGSEGALVNNTAASDSSERSKNKLDQKTVRRLAQNREAARKSRLRKKAYVQQLENSRLKLTQLEQELQRARQQGVFISSTGDQAHSTGGNGALAFDAEYSRWLEEKNKRMNELRSALNAHAGDGELLIIVDGVMAHYEELFRIKSNAAKSDVFHLLYGMWKTPAERCFLWLGGFRSSEILKLLVNQLEPMTERQVMGINSLQETSQQAEDALSQGMESLQQSLADTLSSGTLGSSSSGNVASYMGQMAMAMGKLGTLEGFIRQADNLRLQTLQQMIRVLTTRQSARALLAIHDYSSRLRALSSLWLARPRE, encoded by the exons GATGTCTCAACAGATGGAGACAGAGATCTTGGG TCTGAGGGAGCACTAGTGAACAACACTGCTGCTTCTGATTCTAGTGAACGATCCAAGAACAAGTTGGATCAAAAG ACCGTTCGTAGGCTTGCTCAAAACCGCGAGGCAGCAAGGAAAAGCAGACTGAGGAAGAAG GCATATGTTCAGCAGCTGGAGAATAGCCGCTTGAAGCTTACACAGCTTGAGCAGGAGCTGCAAAGAGCAAGACAACAG GGTGTCTTCATTTCAAGCACAGGAGACCAGGCCCATTCTACCGGTGGAAATG GGGCGTTGGCGTTTGATGCTGAATACTCAAGGTGGCTGGAAGAAAAGAACAAGAGAATGAACGAGCTGAGGTCTGCTCTAAACGCGCATGCAGGCGACGGTGAGCTTCTAATAATAGTAGACGGCGTGATGGCTCACTACGAGGAGCTTTTCAGGATAAAGAGCAACGCAGCTAAGAGCGATGTCTTTCACTTGCTTTACGGTATGTGGAAAACACCGGCTGAGAGATGTTTCTTGTGGCTTGGTGGCTTCCGTTCATCCGAAATCCTCAAG CTTCTGGTGAATCAGTTGGAGCCAATGACAGAGAGACAAGTGATGGGGATAAACAGCTTGCAAGAGACATCGCAGCAGGCAGAAGATGCTTTGTCACAAGGGATGGAGAGCTTACAACAGTCGCTAGCTGATACTTTATCTAGCGGGACTCTTGGTTCAAGCTCATCAGGTAATGTAGCTAGCTATATGGGTCAGATGGCCATGGCGATGGGGAAGTTAGGTACCCTCGAAGGTTTTATCCGCCAG GCTGATAATTTGAGGTTACAGACATTGCAACAGATGATAAGAGTATTAACAACGAGACAGTCAGCGCGTGCTTTACTTGCGATTCATGATTACTCCTCGAGGCTACGAGCTCTCAGCTCTTTATGGCTTGCTCGGCCTAGAGAGTGA